Proteins encoded together in one bacterium window:
- a CDS encoding ankyrin repeat domain-containing protein codes for MNKKFLGLFLITIGLTTNAKPLMIAPSFTPLGLAAQFNSIEHLRSLIAQHVDIEEKNRFGQTPLHIAAGKGHADCVKELLQNKANINAKDNQNWTPLHCAARYGHTNFVELFLQNGAEINAKNSNCETPLYLAARGGYIDCVEILLKNGPDVNIIPIINRRRTAKEEAQEGGHKAIVKLIENYENFLEIKEPDVE; via the coding sequence ATGAACAAAAAATTTTTAGGTTTATTTTTGATCACTATCGGTCTTACAACCAACGCAAAGCCTCTAATGATAGCACCCTCATTTACCCCGCTGGGCTTAGCAGCACAATTTAACAGTATTGAACATCTAAGATCTTTGATAGCACAACATGTAGACATTGAGGAAAAAAATCGCTTCGGCCAAACTCCACTTCATATTGCCGCCGGGAAAGGTCATGCCGACTGCGTTAAAGAACTTTTACAAAATAAAGCCAATATTAATGCAAAAGACAACCAGAACTGGACACCGCTTCATTGCGCTGCAAGATATGGCCATACCAACTTTGTTGAACTATTTTTACAAAATGGCGCCGAAATAAATGCAAAAAACTCTAACTGCGAAACCCCACTTTATCTCGCCGCCAGAGGCGGCTATATTGATTGCGTTGAAATACTTTTAAAGAATGGCCCTGATGTTAATATAATCCCAATAATTAATAGAAGAAGGACGGCAAAAGAAGAGGCACAGGAGGGAGGACATAAGGCTATTGTGAAATTGATAGAAAATTATGAAAACTTTCTAGAAATCAAAGAGCCTGATGTCGAATAA
- a CDS encoding TfoX/Sxy family protein encodes MFGGYGLYHQGVMFALIVNNELYFKADVEAAGYFQTFGSEPFTYEGKGKLVKLSYWTVVPDVLEDSTELKKWMDMACAAAVKAKQKAKAKSAKQPKTKPPKAKSAKSR; translated from the coding sequence ATGTTTGGTGGCTACGGCTTGTACCATCAGGGCGTTATGTTTGCCTTGATTGTCAACAATGAGCTCTATTTCAAAGCCGATGTTGAGGCGGCTGGTTATTTTCAAACGTTTGGTTCTGAACCATTTACGTACGAAGGCAAAGGCAAGCTCGTGAAGCTTTCGTATTGGACCGTAGTGCCCGACGTTCTTGAAGATTCAACTGAGCTTAAAAAGTGGATGGACATGGCTTGCGCGGCGGCGGTGAAGGCAAAGCAGAAAGCAAAAGCCAAGTCGGCCAAGCAACCAAAAACAAAGCCACCAAAAGCCAAGTCGGCCAAATCTCGATAA
- a CDS encoding AAA family ATPase yields MMFLLQSLVVVLLIQIFGPMPAQHLYAAAQAGAKPAAVPAPSELRAAEEMVRQLREHINEAHGIANAAVNGANQALALAYTADTVSINLSRGLEPQFLRIQELVLTSRKLDQDIASAQQAVHDVQKRIGDFKVVVEKESQEIYEQVRQEAAKKNQETLEDRIRVAQEKINEKQRRGIFEQGEKIRAQATVDAEEVKWQRIKEILEDPYLIAKFIGGLTGFALGFYLIKYGVPLVIDYFSKPRVISETSYDRWFWQDDVVPETELKDLFFTPNVQEQLFDLVLRIDSAQSFNENLPNVLLYGPPGTGKTAFVKALAHESNCDYALTSGSEFAKITDLNALNDELRKLIEWANEYADDSKGLIVFIDEAESLFANRKLTTTSIFTQNLINTFLALVQDGGQKNIMFIFATNHPFKLDDAFLDRLGVSIEIELPGVQERALILAAYLEKFANNNKSSVVPIVPDVMKNLLSYAHAMEGFSPRTIKCIAEEMIVVARRQKKTHLTHAIVDDIIKKTQTSQQKMQLWEKEREQWVNAYVSGLSA; encoded by the coding sequence ATGATGTTTCTATTACAATCACTCGTTGTTGTTTTGTTAATACAGATTTTTGGCCCGATGCCTGCGCAGCATCTTTATGCCGCCGCTCAAGCGGGTGCCAAGCCTGCGGCAGTACCTGCACCCAGCGAGTTGCGTGCGGCAGAAGAAATGGTGAGGCAACTTCGTGAGCATATTAATGAGGCTCATGGCATAGCCAATGCGGCGGTGAATGGAGCTAATCAGGCTTTGGCATTAGCATATACTGCAGATACCGTTTCGATTAACCTTTCGCGAGGGTTAGAACCGCAATTTTTACGAATTCAGGAATTGGTCCTTACTTCCCGCAAGCTTGATCAAGATATTGCTAGTGCTCAACAAGCGGTTCATGATGTTCAGAAAAGAATAGGTGACTTTAAAGTCGTCGTTGAGAAGGAATCTCAAGAGATTTATGAGCAGGTGCGACAAGAGGCTGCAAAAAAAAACCAGGAAACGTTGGAAGATAGAATTCGTGTTGCGCAGGAAAAAATTAATGAAAAACAGCGACGGGGCATTTTTGAGCAGGGAGAAAAAATTCGTGCCCAGGCAACCGTTGATGCTGAGGAAGTTAAGTGGCAGCGTATTAAAGAAATACTTGAAGATCCGTATTTGATCGCAAAATTTATTGGCGGGCTTACGGGCTTTGCTCTCGGTTTTTATTTGATTAAATATGGCGTGCCGTTGGTTATTGATTATTTTTCCAAGCCGCGCGTGATTAGTGAAACATCGTACGATCGATGGTTTTGGCAAGATGATGTTGTGCCAGAAACAGAACTTAAGGATCTTTTTTTTACGCCGAACGTTCAGGAGCAGCTTTTTGATTTGGTGTTGCGCATAGACTCTGCACAATCGTTTAATGAAAATTTACCGAATGTTTTGCTGTATGGGCCTCCAGGCACGGGCAAAACTGCTTTTGTAAAAGCGCTGGCGCATGAATCTAATTGTGATTATGCCTTAACGTCAGGTTCTGAGTTTGCAAAAATTACTGATTTGAACGCACTGAATGATGAGTTGCGTAAACTTATTGAATGGGCCAATGAATATGCAGATGACTCAAAAGGGTTGATTGTTTTTATTGATGAAGCGGAATCGTTATTTGCCAACAGAAAACTGACTACAACGTCGATATTTACGCAAAATTTAATTAATACCTTTTTGGCGCTGGTGCAGGATGGTGGGCAAAAAAATATTATGTTTATTTTTGCAACGAACCATCCCTTTAAATTGGACGATGCATTTTTAGATCGGCTTGGTGTTTCTATAGAAATTGAACTTCCTGGCGTGCAAGAGCGTGCGCTTATTTTAGCAGCGTATCTTGAAAAGTTTGCTAACAACAATAAAAGCTCTGTGGTGCCGATAGTGCCAGACGTGATGAAAAATTTACTGTCATATGCGCACGCAATGGAAGGTTTTTCCCCGCGCACCATAAAATGTATTGCAGAAGAAATGATTGTTGTTGCACGACGACAAAAAAAAACGCATCTGACTCATGCTATTGTTGATGACATTATTAAAAAAACTCAAACCAGTCAGCAAAAGATGCAGTTATGGGAAAAGGAGCGTGAGCAGTGGGTTAATGCTTATGTCAGTGGGCTGAGCGCATGA